A window of Myxococcales bacterium contains these coding sequences:
- a CDS encoding OmpA family protein, which translates to MTFAPRRASAKTFAPFVVLLGFTSAQVGCGDKPPPPKAPTQTTTEAPATAAPKRELPPEVPTAEGPSSVRISDEIVRLCGIKANDAYFAFDSAALRKDDIHVLDQVATCFATGPLKGRTLRVVGHTDPRGPAEYNITLGQSRADAVAGYVSGKGLDKAKVQSSSRGAMDAEGTNEAGWAKDRRVDLMLAP; encoded by the coding sequence GTGACGTTCGCGCCCCGCCGTGCATCGGCAAAGACCTTCGCTCCCTTCGTCGTCTTGCTCGGGTTCACGTCGGCTCAGGTCGGCTGTGGCGACAAGCCGCCGCCCCCGAAGGCTCCGACCCAGACCACCACCGAGGCCCCGGCGACCGCCGCGCCGAAGCGTGAGCTGCCCCCCGAGGTGCCCACCGCCGAAGGCCCGAGCTCGGTGCGCATCTCGGACGAGATCGTGCGCCTCTGCGGGATCAAGGCCAACGACGCCTACTTCGCGTTCGACTCGGCCGCCCTCCGCAAAGACGACATCCACGTGCTCGATCAGGTCGCCACGTGTTTCGCCACGGGCCCGCTCAAGGGCCGCACGCTCCGCGTCGTCGGCCACACGGACCCGCGCGGGCCCGCCGAGTACAACATCACGCTCGGGCAGTCGCGCGCCGACGCGGTCGCCGGCTACGTCTCGGGCAAGGGACTCGACAAGGCCAAGGTCCAGTCTTCGAGCCGCGGCGCCATGGACGCGGAAGGCACGAACGAAGCCGGCTGGGCCAAAGACCGCCGCGTAGACCTCATGCTCGCGCCCTGA
- a CDS encoding MotA/TolQ/ExbB proton channel family protein, which produces MGVSLGLEPTPGDTKISLDLVTLLGHASWPVRVTVGILVLSSLLVWVIAVAKLLQLGRLRAAERAFEHSARRSVSAIALFSLVQSPVDAPGARVVHELRARRTQNLERLRAAADRAIVDEKVRARSLLSALGSIASASPFIGLFGTVYGIMDAFVRIGEAKSAALPVVAPAIGEALVSTAIGLGAAIPAVIFYNALDKRAAELLAELEASAAEWVALVAEGGTKEPESVVPLVSRSQFPPARGG; this is translated from the coding sequence ATGGGGGTGTCGCTCGGCCTCGAGCCCACCCCCGGCGACACGAAAATTTCCCTCGATTTGGTGACGTTGCTCGGTCACGCGTCGTGGCCCGTGCGCGTCACCGTGGGCATCTTGGTGCTCTCGTCGCTGCTCGTGTGGGTCATCGCCGTGGCCAAGCTCCTCCAGCTCGGTCGACTCCGCGCGGCCGAGCGCGCGTTCGAGCACTCGGCCCGGCGGAGCGTGTCGGCGATCGCGCTCTTCTCGCTCGTTCAGAGCCCCGTCGATGCCCCGGGCGCGCGCGTGGTGCACGAGCTCCGCGCGAGACGCACGCAGAACCTCGAGCGGCTCCGCGCGGCCGCCGATCGCGCCATCGTCGACGAGAAGGTGCGCGCGCGGTCGCTCTTGTCGGCGCTCGGCTCGATCGCATCGGCCTCGCCGTTCATCGGCCTCTTCGGCACGGTGTACGGCATCATGGACGCCTTCGTGCGCATCGGCGAGGCCAAGAGCGCGGCGCTCCCCGTGGTGGCCCCCGCGATCGGCGAGGCGCTCGTGTCGACGGCGATCGGCCTCGGCGCCGCCATCCCCGCGGTCATCTTCTACAACGCGCTCGACAAACGCGCGGCGGAGCTGCTCGCCGAGCTCGAGGCCTCGGCCGCCGAGTGGGTCGCGCTCGTGGCCGAGGGAGGGACGAAGGAGCCCGAGTCGGTCGTCCCGCTCGTCTCGCGGTCGCAGTTCCCGCCCGCGCGAGGGGGTTAG
- a CDS encoding biopolymer transporter ExbD has product MALSRGGSKEGEGGGFRDINVTPLVDVMLVLLIVFMVTAPLLTTGLHVDLPEVNAANTPVKDAKLLVTVTKDEKILFGERDVTATLEDELKTNKRIQAEHEVYILADKEARYGVVARTVAAARAAGVTSLNLLVEPEEGKPK; this is encoded by the coding sequence GTGGCGCTCTCACGTGGCGGCTCGAAAGAGGGCGAGGGCGGCGGCTTCCGCGACATCAACGTGACGCCGCTCGTCGACGTCATGCTCGTGCTCCTGATCGTGTTCATGGTGACTGCGCCGCTGCTCACGACGGGGCTTCACGTCGACCTCCCCGAGGTGAACGCCGCGAACACGCCGGTGAAGGACGCGAAGCTCCTCGTCACGGTCACGAAAGACGAGAAAATCCTGTTCGGTGAGCGCGACGTGACCGCCACCCTCGAAGACGAGCTCAAGACCAACAAGCGCATCCAGGCCGAGCACGAGGTCTACATCCTCGCCGACAAAGAGGCCCGGTACGGCGTGGTCGCGCGCACCGTCGCGGCTGCCCGCGCCGCAGGCGTCACGTCTCTCAACCTGCTCGTCGAGCCCGAGGAGGGCAAGCCGAAGTGA